In Macaca thibetana thibetana isolate TM-01 chromosome 12, ASM2454274v1, whole genome shotgun sequence, the genomic window gtgaaaccccgtctctactaaaaatacaaaaaaaaaattatccgggcgtggtggcaggtgcctgtggtcccagctacatgggaggctgaggcaggagaatggcatgaacccgggaggcggagcttgcagtgagctgagatccggccactgcactccagcctgggtgacacagcgagactccgtctcaaaaaaaaaaaaaaattcctatcacctagtgacatcgTAGCCATCATGATGTTGTATAGCAAagcattactcatgtgtttttGTTGATGCCAATGTAAACCAAACTACTGCACTGCAAGTATTATAAAAGTCTAGCACGTGCAATTACGTACGGCATATAACACTTGATAATTATAataagtggccaggcacggtggttcacacctgtaaaatcccaacactttgggaggccgaggtgggcagggcagatcacccgagttcaggagttcgagaccagtgtggccaacacggtgaaaccccgtcactactaaaaatacaaaactagccagtcgtggtggcaggtgcctgtaatcccagctactcagagactgaggcaggagaattgcctgaacccgggaggtggaggttgcagtgaaccgagactgtgccactgcactccagcctgggtgacagagcaagatcctaaaAGAGCAACTTCCAGCCCTGGAGCTCTGTTCACGTAAGTGCCCTGTACGGGTGTACCATGTTTTATCccttatatgtatttttactgtatcttttctatgtgtaaatacgtttagatacacaaatgcttaccattgtgttacaattgtctacagcattcagtacagtaacaggCTGTATAAGTTtatagcctaggaacaataggctatgCCATTTAGCCTAAGTATGTAgcaggctatgccatctaggtttgtataagtctaccatatgatgtttgcacaatgacacaATCACCTGGCAGTGCATTTCTCAAGAAATATCCCTGTTATTAAGGATGCATGACTGTAGTCAAGAATAGAAGCTTAATAAACAAGAGCTATGGAGAAGGTAAgagcaataaagaagaaaatattaaactgGAAGAGCTCATTTAGAATACAGCACAGAgatgaaagtgaaaaaattattaaaacatatgGAGATTAGAGTGAGAAAGTTCCACAAAGGTCTATTTGAAGTTCCTTGGGGAGATAATAAGATAGAAATGACAGACAGACAAAGAAATATCCATGGAGAATTTTGCAGACGAGATGAAAGGCATGAATTAGATTTAGGAAGCCTAACAGCTCTCCAAAGgagtaaatgaaaagaaattcaaatctaAACACACCATAGTGAAACTACAGAataccaaagaaaaagaaatcttataaACAGTCAGAAGAATAAAAAGAGCATCGCCGACAGAAAAATGATAATTAGATTGACAAATGACTTCTCAATGGCACACAATGGAAGCCAGAAAGGTAGTGGAATAATGCCTTCAAAGTGCTGGAGAAAATAATTGCCAGCTTAGGGTTGTACACAGAGAGGAAAACGTTTCAAAAAATgagagtaaaataaagacattttcagacaaacagaaATGGAGTGAGTGAGACACACTCACTCAGTAAGGGTGTAACAGACTCTTCCAAAAGCAGCTGCTAAAGGATGCACTcgaggaagaaggaaaattacCCCAAAAGAAGGCATATGATGCAAGAGGGAGTGTGAAACAGAAAACACGTGAGTAAATCTCAACACTGGCCATGTCAAACAGTAGTTAACTTTTTATATCTTGAAGAGTTTTCAAAAACATGAGACTAACATTCTGGACAGTAATAAATTAGAGATTAGAAGAATGTTCAAAACCAAAGATTTTTGTGCTGTTCTGGAAAAGGTAAAGGTGATTAGTTAGACACTGCCAGGGTGGCATGCCAAGCCGGGAGGAGTAGCAGCCCACCTGGTGGGGAGCATACTTTATCACCATCATTATTTAGAATTGCTGGTACATGGCAACAATAAAATACAGACAGGCCCTTCATCAGTTTTACTATTGCTTTTAAATTCTCTACAGGTAATTCTCCTCCTTACTGCCTGTACCTAGGGAAGACCACTTGGTCACCACCACTGTGgtcctagctagttgggaggctgagacaggaggctcacttgagcctaggagttcaaggctgcaatgagctatggttgtcataaggagtgtgcaacctagatctgTCACACGCACAGTTCACTATAGGGTTcatgcagcctgggcaacagagcaagaccctgtttctaaaatatatgtatatatgtgtttatacacatagacatacataaaaatattttatatgaatatagtTGGGCATTCTTACATCGATTGTTTTGCttaacattatgtttgtgagattaaGTCATCTCTTTGCTTCCCTTTAAGGCAAAAATTTATGAAAGTGTAGTCTATTTCCTGTCTCTCTAATTCCTCTCCTCATACTTTTTCTTAAATCCATTCATATCCATCTTTTGTCTTCAATACTTCACCAAAACCATTCCTGTCCAGATCACCGGTATCGATCCAGCAGTCATTCGCCAGTGCTCACCTCACTTCACGCATCTCGCTTTACCCGTTGGTAACGTTGTCACCATTGTCACTCTCTGCCCCTTGAAACAGTTCCATACTCACTTCCAGGACACCATGCACTCTTAATTTTACTCTTTCTTCACTGGGTGCTCCTTTCGGTCTCCTTTGCTGGTGTCTCCTCTTTTTTCAGAGGTGTTAACCCTAGAGCTCCTAAGGTTAAGTGCTTAGAAACTCTTTTCTCTATACAGTCTTTGATGGTTTCATGCAATCTCTATATTTGTATACTGATGATGCCAAAAATGATAGCTCAGACCTTGACTTTTCCCCCTGATCTTCAGACCGCTGTATTCAGCTGCCTACTACTCAGCATTTCCATTGGGATGTCTAGTGGACATCTGCAGTTCAGCCTGCTCCAGGTGGAATCCTCATCTTGCTCAAAACGGTGCTATCtgccatttttccccatctttcAAGTTGCTTAGGCCCAAAACCTTGAAGTCATTTTTGACTCCTCCTAGTCTCTCTCATCTCAAATGTAACGTGtcagaaaatattcttttctttattttcaaactaAATCTAGGAGATAGttacttctcaccacctccatgGCTACTGCTCTGGTCTGAGTTGTCACTATCTCATCCACGTGGTTTATTGCAAGACCTTCTAACTCATCTCTGCTTTAATCCTTTGCCCTCTTCAACCTAGCCTCAAAATAGCAGTCAGAGCTCTCTTTATACAATATACAGGAGATCATGTCACTTTTCTGCTCTGAACTCTCCAATGGCTTTCCAGTTCATACACAGTAAAAAACCACAGGCCTGAGGGTAATCTGCAAACCTTACCTGGTCTTCCTGCCCTCCCCTTTACCTATCTGGTCTCATTTTCTACTCTTCTTCCTCTCACTCAGTTCAGCTACCCTGGGCTCCTTGAgcatctttaaatatttcagaaaccATCTTTGGACTTTAGCTTCCTTTCCCCGGAATACTCTTTCCCCCAGATATCCACATGGCTCGCTCTGCGACTCACTTCCTTTaagtctttgttcaaatgtcTCCTTTTCAATGAGGCCTGCCATGATGATCGTATTTAAATTTACATCTCTTCCCACCTTGTAATACACTCTTTCTGAATCTTTATTTCTACATTCTGggtccttatttttaaaaatacaaactgaaatatttattaaatattaaacattaaattaaaaactagtATTAAATTATATGATACGGGATTCAAATTAACTCATGGGGGGAAGGGTAAATGGTTGGGGCATggatgaaacaagattggccatgAGTTGATAATTGATGAAACTGGGTGCCTTGAAAGACTGGACCATCATGAGCCCCTTCAAGACCACATCCATTGGCCAGTGAACTGGGTACCATCAAATTATTTAATTGAACAGATTGAAACAAACCATCTACATGGCCTCAGTGAGCAACTGAAACCCAAAATGCTGTTTCAACACATTCAAGTCCACCCCCAGAACAACATGGAAACCGAAAGAGTGGGACATGTAAGGGCACGAACCTCGGCGTTGCTGTGAAGCGTTTTACAGATGTGATTGAAGTCCATAATCAGTTGATTTTCAATacaatcctggctgggcacggtggctcatgcctgtaatcccagcactttgggaggccgaggcgggcagatcacgaggtcaggagatcgagaccattctggctaacatggtgaaaccctgtctctactgaaaatacaaaaaaaaattagctgggcgtggtggcgagcgcctgtagtcccagctactcgggaggctgaggcaggagaatggcgtgaacccgggaagtggagcttgcagtgagccaagattgcgccactgcacaccagcctgggcaatagagcaagattccgtctcaaaaaaaaaaaaaaatacaatcctaGAGGAACTGATTCAATAATCCGGGTAGACCCGATTCAGTCAGGGGAAAGGCCTTACCAGCAGTGCTGAGGTTCCTCTGGAGACGGAGAGTCAGTCTGTGTTCAGGAGCTTCAGCCTATGCCTGTGAGTCCTAGCCCACCCCTTCTGATGGCCTGTCCTGTGGATTTTGGACTGCCTTATCAGCCTCCAACACCATGGAagccaactttttaaaattagtttcttaATTTATATCTCCTATTTGTTCTGTCTCTCAGGTTGAACCCTGACTGATGCAGATTTAAACAAGTAATATACTTTTTTCTCTTAGTTGTAGTACTGCTTTTGTTGAATAACCCATCAGGTTTGGGAGCTTAGGTAGCCAGCAGCAGTGGATATGTTCCACTATTACAGCTCAGATTCTTAGCTGTAGGAGACCGTACCCCCTCAGGTCACAGTGATGGTCTGTGCCACAAGCAGCCTACGTTAGTGCATATAATACACTAAGTGGTAGGAACCGTGGTCTCCAGCACCCAAAATGGCCCGAGGGCGCCACCTGGAAACAGATAAGCACCACAGGTCACCATGTTTGTCCTCAAACCTCCCAACGTCACCAGGTTAATTTTTCCCCTAAGGGGACCTGGAAATATTGCCATATGGATTCCAGTAGCCAAGAACCCCAGAAATGTCTGAAttccccttctttccctttctgtatGGACAGGAGTATAGTGCCACTGACCTCCAGTGGAGACCCAGAGACGTTGGCCTCATTCCAACCACACCGTTCGGCCCGAGACATTGGGTCTGCAATGTCTTTTTATCAAACAAACACATCAACCAGGCCACATAAGGCATCTCTGAACCATTTCCATACCTGTCCTTTAGCTAGAAAGTCTCCCTTTCTGTGGCAGCCTGCATTGCATAGTTGGTTCCTGCTCAGATGCCTCAGGACCTGAATACCTCTTTCCTCATCCTTTTCAGGTGCTTCAGGGTCCATCTGAGCATTCTGTTCCTGAGCTTTCCAGCCGCAGGAATGAAGGATCGCATCAGTGCCCAACAATCAGGGGCCTGTGCGCCACGATCTCGTTTCCACATTCCTTTCTGGCAGCCTTAGTCCATGGCCAGCTCACTCACATCCAGGAGTCCCACATATAACCCCTCCTGACCCATAAGATGTCCAGCAGTACCGTCCAGCTCTTGTGCCCCCAGGCTGACGTCTCCACCTTCAACCAGGTACTGGGAGGTTTTGCCCCTTGCTTCACCAATGAGCCATGATTCTGTCAGACTGGACCCTGCCTGCTGTGTCAGTTTTGGGGAACAGATTCACTGTGCACTGATTACCAATTTGTCTGAGTCCAGGGAggctcacacccacacacacaacgAATGACATGAAGCAGGTTGATTACTTACAGGTAGGCAGCGAGGGGCATCAGAAGCCTGAGATTCACCATGATCAAGAAGCCGGGCTCAGGAAGCCATGCGGGGCCGATGAAGTCCGTCAGTGTCATAATTTTCAGTGCAAGGTGTTTTTGTTTCCACTGCTGTCACTTTCTCTCCTCatcccactcacacacacaccctgatcCAGCACCACCTGCCTCCACCTGTCTAGCAGTTTTGCAGTTGTCTTTTCCTGTCCCATCCCCAGGCCCCATCCCGTAGTGttaatggggataataataggtTATTCTCAAGCCTGCAGAGGATTTAGGTCAATCTGTAGTCTAAAGACTGTGTCtgggctgggcatgttggctcatgtttgtaattccagcactttgggaggccaaggcaggcggatgaccagagatcaggagttcgagaccagcctgtccaacatggtgaaaccccaactctactaaaaatacgggaaaaaaaaaaagttagccaggtgtggtggcaggaacctATAATTttaccccagctactcaggagactgagacaggagaatcacttgaacccaggaagcagaggatacagtgagctgagatcccaccactgcactccagcctgggtgacagagcgagactctgtcccaaaaaataaaaaataaaaaagactgtctGTATCCTCCAGTCTCTCTAAGGCAGTGGTCCCCaactttttggcatcagggactggttttgtagaagacagtttttccatgggaagtggggagatggtttcaggatgattcaagcacattacacttacaatgcattttatttctattattattatactgtaataTATCATGAAATAATTGTACAACTCATAATTGTAGAAttagtgggagccctgagcttgttttcctgcaaatagatggtcccatctgagggtgatgagagacagtgacagatcaacaagcattagattctcataaagtatgtacaacctagatccctcacatgtggagttcacaatagggtttgtgctcctatgagaagcTAATGCTGTGGCTgctaatctgacaggaggcggagcttgggtGGTAATGTGAGCGATGGGGAGTGGCTGCGGCTGTAAATACAAATGAAGTTTTGCACGCTTGcccaccgctcacctcctgctgtgagtCCTGGTCTGTGGTCTGGTGTTTGGGGACACCTGGTATAAGGGGTTAGCAGTTCAGAAGCCACAGCCCCGGGCAGCAAAGGACAGCAGGTTTATTCCAAGATGAAGGGGGCCCCACTCTGACACGTATCTTCAAAAGCAAGACTGGCTCTGATCCCCACTCTCATGGGGTATTTGGCCTCTCTTGTATCCTACGCACGTCATGTCTGTGACCCAGAACCCAGCAAGCCCACAGCTTCAGCCCcgcattttacattttcagtctGTGGTCCCCAGAGATAGATGTCTTGTTTTTGAGTTCAGctatgttgttattttatttttatatgttatatacacatatctatccTGTGTATGTAACACAAAAACaagctttctttttcctgttttgaacAGAGAGGCCGCATCAATGTGTGAAAACATGAAACCATCTTGATCCCAAATCTCCTCAGCCTAAAGTCTATAACAAACAAAACCATAGAACCTCAACAGTCAGAAAAAGTGTGGAAGCTGGAGAAAataatcaacaagaaaaaaagaagggaaaggaaagagcaaCATGCTCTTCATTAAATTAAAGCAGTTGAAGAAAATACTTCCTCCTTCAAAGAAGCTTGAAAATCCCCTTCCCATGGGTTTTCTTTTATTAGGCCctgatttcatttcttaattttactaAGGATAGTAGAGAAGACGGTGTCACTGGGAGAGTTTTTTCACAGTTGAATGTATTTGGTTCTAAaatgtttcaataaatattagccaggtatgggggcaggtgcctgtaatcccagctactcaggaggctgaggcaaaagaatcgcttgaccctgggaggtagagtttgcagtgaaccgagatcgcgccattacactccagcctgagtgacagagcaagactctgtctcaaaaataaatcaataaataaaatgtttcaaatgtcTTCCACGAAATGTTGCAGCgtatggaaaaaaaggaaaagaagaaagcctCACAcacaggagaaagggaggaagaagaaagaagaatatgaaatatatgaatgaaAGAAACCCATCAAAACCCAGCTGAGCTTACCCCACCATTAAATTCCATATTTGTTCTTGATTGGAACGCCTGAGTTTGGTATGTGGGTCTGTTGCTGAAGGACTGTGTCATCTTACATCAATAAAACAGAGGCCCCAGGCAGCCtcctgtggctcacgcctataatcccagcactttgggaggctgaggcgggtggatcacttgaggtcagtagtttgagaccagcctggccaacgtggcaaaaccctgtctctactaaaaatacaaaaatcagctgggtatggtggctcatgcctgtaatgccagctacttgggaggctgaggcaggagaatcacttaacccaggaggcagaggttgcagtgagccaagacagtgccactgcactccagcctgaggaacagagtgagactctatctcaaacaaaaacagggACCCCGGATCTCTAAGGAGGAAGACACATTTCAGGGCAACGTGATGTGTCTCTGAGCAGGGCTGGTCCCCAGAGGCCTGACTGCAGCTTCTTACATGACCCTTTGCTGCATTGCTGCCATAGCaagtgtttctcatttttttcttttttttttttttttttttttggttattgtttgtgtgtgtgtgtgtgtgtgtgtgtgtgtgtgtcagggtctTGCTgggtcacccagactggagtgcagtggcgtgatctcggctcactgcagcctcaacctcctaggctcaagtgatcttcctgccccagcctcctgagtagctgagactacaggcacgcaccaccacacctggctaatttttgtattgtttgtagagacgggggtcttactatgttgcccaggttggtcttgaactcctggactctcctgccttggcttcccaaagtgatgggattacaggcatgagccagggcgCAAGTGTTTCAAAGGCTTTGTTcaaagataaaatagataaaatctCTCTCCAGTTTCTGAACAGACAAACCAGAATTCAGTGTGATTAAATGGAAGAAAGGCAAAAAAGAGAACTTTTTATGGGCACTTAGTTTATTTTATTAGGAAATTTGGACAAGGTTACATGATAACtaagaacacaaaagcaaaaaacaaagaagcatcGCATGCCGATGGGAAGAGTGGAACTAAGACGGAGCTGCATAGGCGTGAGTATGTCCGTCAGACCAAACACGAGGAGTTGTGATTTCATTTTCCTGAGGTCAGTTACTTGGACAGTTACACAGGTGCTGCGCTGCTCTCATATTTTTCCATGAGATGGTTCCTATTAGTTTGGTAGCTTTTCAGATGGAAAGACATGAAACACCAAACAAACACAGCAACAGAGTTCAAGACCATAGAGGAGGGAGAGACCAGACAGGATGGGAAGGATGGGAGTCTTACCTACAGGACAGATACCTGCAGCCCCTGCCCAGAGGCACGTGCCCTGCCTAGCAGCAGCATTGCTTCTGGCAGCAGCACTTCTGCTGGCAACAGCCCTTCTCCTGGCAACAGCCCTTCCCACAGCCGCAGCCACACGAGCTGCAGGTGCGGCGGCAGCAGCAGATCACGGGTGTGCTACAGCAGCCCCCACAGCAGCCGCGGCAGCAGGGGCAGCAGCTGGAGCAGCAGCCCACCCGGTAGCACCTGTAGGTGGTGCAGCTGCCACAGCCACCACCACAGCCA contains:
- the LOC126932872 gene encoding small cysteine and glycine repeat-containing protein 9-like, producing MGCCGCGSCGGCSGGCGGGCGGCGGCGGGCVGCGGGCGSCTTYRCYRVGCCSSCCPCCRGCCGGCCSTPVICCCRRTCSSCGCGCGKGCCQEKGCCQQKCCCQKQCCC